The following are from one region of the Candidatus Limnocylindrales bacterium genome:
- a CDS encoding VOC family protein, producing MSDRPFRVLGIQQIAVGGLDKGKLRRLWVDTLGLTVTGTFRSERENVDEDIAVAGTGPLKVEVDLMQPIDPEKKPKVQDPPLNHIGLWIDDLQAAVAWLEQQGVRFTPGGIRKGAAGFDVTFIHPKGSEESPIGGEGVLIELVQAPPEVVAAFARVAGT from the coding sequence GTGAGCGACAGACCATTTCGTGTGCTCGGCATTCAGCAGATTGCGGTCGGGGGACTCGACAAGGGCAAGCTGCGGCGGCTGTGGGTGGACACGCTGGGCCTGACGGTGACGGGGACCTTTCGAAGCGAGCGCGAGAACGTCGACGAAGACATCGCCGTGGCAGGAACGGGGCCTCTGAAGGTGGAGGTCGACCTGATGCAGCCGATCGACCCGGAGAAGAAGCCCAAGGTCCAGGACCCGCCGCTCAACCACATCGGCCTCTGGATCGACGACCTGCAGGCCGCGGTGGCCTGGCTCGAGCAGCAGGGCGTGCGCTTCACGCCCGGCGGCATTCGCAAAGGCGCAGCCGGTTTCGACGTTACGTTCATCCATCCCAAGGGCAGCGAGGAATCTCCGATCGGCGGCGAGGGTGTGCTGATCGAGCTGGTTCAGGCGCCTCCCGAGGTCGTCGCGGCCTTCGCCAGGGTTGCCGGCACCTGA
- the fusA gene encoding elongation factor G, whose translation MATEPSRIRTVALIGQGGVGKTSIADAMVFTAGGNNRLGRVDDETSLFDTEPEEMRRRCTITTSISRLTWNKHELNLLDTPGQGNFVTDTRFALRGAAGVVLVIDAATPVRAESHKVWTWARAEGLPILFVLNKCERNEADTEARLGELREQLDAKPVQLTLPVKSGDRMTGVVDLLSGKALACEGDSGKFKPAEVPSDLAATVETLHGQLVEAAAEGDDTLLEKYLEAGELTPEETAAGLRAAIAAGNVQPVLCVSAAGNVGIAQLLDAIVDLMPAPVELPGVAAKDEKGNDIILPPDPSRPFAGFVFKTIVDPHVGHLSVFRVMSGTVTTETAVVNTQTRNKERFGHLLKLEGRKTVEVPSATVGDIVAVAKLKATRAGQTLADQAHAVEVAGFEAVTPAISFAVEAKKRGEEDKAAQGLIKLCEEDLALHIDRDEESGAILVSGSGQLHVEVACERLERKYGVGVVLKAPRVPYRETVRGKVQSHGRLKKQTGGHGQFADCWIEIEPLARGGGFEFVDRVVGGVIPRNYIPAIEKGVQEAMRAGVIAGYPVVDVKVSVYDGQYHDVDSSDMAFKIAAGMAFKEGVAQARPTLLEPIVSLEVTVPDECMGDVMGDLNSRRAKVEGMEQRGHSQVIRAKVPMSEVLRYAPDLTSMTSGRGSFEIAFSHYDPVPEHLIAKIVADSKKDAAHA comes from the coding sequence GTGGCAACCGAACCTTCGCGCATTCGCACCGTCGCGCTGATCGGTCAGGGCGGCGTCGGCAAGACTTCGATCGCCGATGCCATGGTCTTCACCGCCGGCGGCAACAACCGCCTGGGCCGCGTCGACGACGAGACCTCGCTCTTCGACACCGAGCCCGAAGAGATGCGCCGCCGCTGCACCATCACCACGTCCATCTCCCGCCTGACCTGGAACAAGCACGAGCTGAACCTGCTCGATACGCCCGGGCAGGGGAACTTCGTGACCGACACGCGCTTCGCGCTGCGCGGGGCGGCGGGCGTCGTGCTGGTGATCGATGCCGCCACGCCGGTGCGCGCCGAAAGCCACAAGGTGTGGACCTGGGCACGCGCCGAAGGGCTGCCGATCCTGTTCGTGCTCAACAAGTGCGAGCGCAACGAGGCGGACACCGAGGCGCGCCTGGGCGAGCTGCGCGAACAGCTCGATGCCAAGCCCGTGCAGCTGACGCTGCCGGTCAAGTCCGGCGACAGGATGACCGGCGTCGTCGACCTGCTCTCGGGCAAGGCTCTGGCCTGCGAAGGCGATTCGGGAAAGTTCAAGCCCGCCGAGGTGCCTTCGGACCTGGCGGCCACCGTCGAGACGCTGCATGGACAGCTCGTCGAGGCCGCAGCCGAAGGCGACGACACGCTGCTCGAGAAATACCTGGAGGCGGGCGAGCTGACGCCCGAGGAGACGGCGGCGGGGCTGCGCGCCGCAATCGCCGCGGGCAACGTCCAGCCGGTGCTGTGCGTGTCCGCTGCGGGCAACGTAGGGATCGCCCAGCTCCTGGATGCGATCGTCGATCTGATGCCGGCGCCCGTGGAGCTGCCGGGCGTGGCAGCCAAGGACGAGAAGGGCAACGACATCATCCTTCCGCCCGATCCTTCCAGGCCGTTTGCCGGCTTCGTCTTCAAGACCATCGTCGACCCGCACGTCGGGCACCTGTCGGTGTTCCGCGTGATGTCGGGCACCGTCACCACCGAGACCGCGGTCGTCAACACGCAGACGCGCAACAAGGAACGCTTCGGCCATCTGCTCAAGCTCGAAGGCCGCAAGACGGTGGAGGTGCCGAGCGCCACCGTTGGCGACATCGTCGCGGTGGCCAAGCTCAAGGCCACGCGGGCAGGTCAGACCCTTGCCGATCAGGCGCACGCGGTGGAAGTTGCCGGCTTCGAGGCGGTCACGCCGGCGATCTCCTTCGCGGTCGAGGCCAAAAAGCGCGGCGAGGAGGACAAGGCGGCGCAGGGCCTGATCAAGCTGTGCGAGGAGGATCTGGCGCTGCACATCGACCGTGACGAGGAGAGCGGCGCCATCCTGGTCTCGGGCTCCGGCCAGCTCCACGTCGAGGTCGCGTGCGAGCGTCTGGAGCGCAAGTACGGTGTCGGCGTCGTTCTCAAAGCGCCGCGGGTTCCCTATCGCGAGACGGTGCGCGGCAAGGTGCAGTCGCACGGCCGCCTCAAGAAGCAGACCGGCGGCCACGGACAGTTCGCCGACTGCTGGATCGAGATCGAGCCGCTGGCCCGCGGCGGCGGTTTCGAGTTCGTCGATCGCGTGGTCGGCGGCGTCATTCCGCGCAACTACATTCCGGCCATCGAGAAGGGGGTGCAGGAGGCCATGCGCGCCGGCGTCATCGCCGGTTATCCCGTCGTCGACGTCAAGGTCAGCGTCTACGACGGCCAGTACCACGACGTCGATTCCTCGGACATGGCGTTCAAGATCGCCGCAGGCATGGCCTTCAAGGAGGGCGTGGCGCAGGCCAGGCCAACGCTGCTGGAGCCGATCGTCTCGCTGGAAGTGACGGTGCCCGACGAGTGCATGGGCGACGTCATGGGCGACCTCAACTCGCGCCGCGCCAAGGTCGAGGGGATGGAGCAGCGCGGGCACTCCCAGGTGATCCGTGCCAAGGTGCCGATGTCGGAGGTCCTGCGTTACGCGCCCGACCTGACCTCGATGACGAGCGGGCGCGGCAGCTTCGAGATCGCGTTCTCGCACTACGATCCGGTGCCCGAGCACCTGATCGCGAAGATCGTCGCCGACTCCAAGAAGGACGCCGCGCACGCCTGA
- the nadC gene encoding carboxylating nicotinate-nucleotide diphosphorylase, whose product MRALADDERLRRLLRLALEEDVGSGDITTRLTVPEGTRARGRVIARERMVVAGMLLFAPLREELAAMGEPGHGAASLQLSDIVADGASVDAGACLCVIDGEAAGILTIERTFLNFLGQLSGIATETARVVSMVREAGCSTRILDTRKTTPGHRRLEKYAVACGGGSNHRMGLFDAVLIKDNHVVAAGGIDKAVRAALAGAPANMDVEAECDTLDQVRAALDAGARAVLLDNFTPAQVAEAVRLIAGRARIEVSGGVTLQTVVEYAQAGPDAISMGRLTHSARSADVSMEVTLLV is encoded by the coding sequence GTGCGGGCGCTCGCCGACGACGAACGCCTCCGCCGCCTGCTGCGGCTGGCACTGGAGGAGGACGTCGGCAGCGGCGACATCACCACGCGCCTCACGGTGCCGGAGGGAACGCGGGCACGCGGCCGCGTCATTGCACGCGAGCGGATGGTGGTCGCGGGCATGCTGCTGTTCGCGCCGCTTCGCGAAGAGCTCGCCGCCATGGGCGAGCCCGGCCATGGCGCCGCGTCGCTGCAGCTCAGCGACATCGTGGCCGACGGCGCGAGCGTGGATGCCGGAGCCTGTCTCTGCGTCATCGACGGCGAGGCCGCCGGCATCCTGACCATCGAGCGGACCTTCCTGAACTTCCTCGGCCAGCTCAGCGGCATCGCCACCGAGACGGCGCGCGTGGTCTCGATGGTGCGCGAGGCCGGCTGCAGCACGCGCATCCTGGACACGCGCAAGACCACGCCTGGGCACCGCCGGCTGGAGAAGTACGCGGTGGCTTGCGGCGGAGGCAGCAATCACCGCATGGGCCTGTTCGATGCGGTTCTGATCAAGGACAACCACGTCGTCGCCGCCGGCGGCATCGACAAAGCGGTGCGCGCCGCGCTGGCCGGCGCGCCCGCCAACATGGACGTCGAGGCGGAGTGCGACACGCTGGATCAGGTGCGCGCGGCGCTGGATGCCGGCGCCAGGGCGGTCCTGCTCGACAATTTCACGCCTGCGCAGGTGGCCGAAGCCGTGCGGCTCATCGCCGGCCGCGCGCGCATCGAAGTCTCGGGGGGCGTGACGCTGCAGACGGTGGTCGAGTACGCCCAGGCCGGGCCCGATGCGATCTCGATGGGACGCCTGACACATTCGGCGAGGTCGGCGGACGTCAGCATGGAGGTCACGCTTCTCGTATGA
- a CDS encoding valine--tRNA ligase encodes MSGYDPKSFEGRWYQCWEEAGAFAPTPPQPGERTFSIVIPPPNVTGSLHMGHALNNTLQDVLTRYHRMLGDATLWVPGTDHAGIATQNVVERQLLAEGTDRHALGREAFVARTWRWKEESGGKIFEQLRRLGVSCDWSRERFTMDAGLSRAVREVFVCLYEQGLISRDHYLINWCPRCRTALSDIEVEHEEKPGHLWHLRYPLEDGSGHISVATTRPETMLGDTAVAVHPDDERYRHLVGKHVVLPVIGRLLPVIADTYVDSSFGSGAVKITPGHDPNDYEIGLRHRLPMVSVMNVDGTMSPEAGPYAGMTTADCRAALIDRFAADGTLERVDDHKHAVGSCYRCRNVVEPMLSDQWFLHVRQMADATLAALDEGRTRFVPSHWEKTYRAWMENIRPWCISRQLWWGHRIPAWYCDACPGVVVVSRDDVTSCPKCAGPVRQDEDVLDTWFSSALWPFSTMGWPERTPDLQRFYPTTVLVTGFDIIFFWVARMMMMGLKFMDEVPFRDVYIHALVRDEHGQKMSKSKGNVIDPLVIIDEYGADAFRFTLVAFAAMGRDVRLSEERIAGYRNFCNKLFNAARYVALKREGAAGALDGGAPSTMVALSLHNRWIRSRLAATIEETRAALDAYRFNEAAQSLYRFTWNEFCDWYIEISKVALDGDDAERAETLQTLESTLETLLRLLHPIIPFVTEELWQELPAGARTGGDGALLMTQPFPEPQPALRDAAVDARMETLIDVVRSVRNIRAEMRIAPKIELDLWLKEGEVADVVRENEPMARRLARLGAVHYGGSAPKGCATAVVAGSEIAVPIAEHVDLAAEAERLRKEIARVEKDLSRFTAKLADEKFRARAPEEIIEAELAKQAAAQQERETLRSSLVRVEQAGGAA; translated from the coding sequence GTGTCCGGTTACGATCCGAAATCCTTCGAGGGCCGCTGGTACCAATGCTGGGAAGAGGCGGGCGCGTTCGCGCCGACGCCGCCGCAGCCCGGTGAGCGTACCTTTTCCATCGTCATTCCGCCGCCCAACGTCACCGGCTCCCTGCACATGGGCCACGCGCTCAACAACACCCTGCAGGACGTGCTGACGCGCTACCACCGCATGCTCGGTGACGCGACGCTGTGGGTCCCCGGGACCGACCATGCCGGCATCGCGACGCAGAACGTCGTCGAGCGCCAGCTCCTGGCCGAGGGCACCGATCGCCACGCGCTCGGCCGCGAGGCGTTCGTGGCTCGCACCTGGCGCTGGAAGGAAGAGTCGGGCGGGAAGATCTTCGAGCAGCTGCGCCGCCTGGGCGTCTCGTGCGACTGGTCGCGCGAGCGCTTCACCATGGACGCCGGCCTCTCGCGCGCCGTGCGCGAGGTCTTCGTCTGCCTCTACGAGCAGGGCCTGATCTCCCGCGACCACTACCTCATCAACTGGTGCCCGCGCTGCCGCACCGCGCTGTCGGACATCGAGGTCGAGCACGAGGAGAAGCCGGGCCACCTCTGGCACCTGCGCTACCCGCTCGAAGACGGCAGCGGCCACATCTCGGTCGCCACCACGCGCCCGGAGACGATGCTCGGCGATACGGCCGTGGCCGTGCATCCCGACGACGAGCGCTACAGGCACCTCGTCGGCAAGCACGTCGTCCTTCCCGTCATCGGCCGGCTCCTGCCCGTCATCGCCGACACCTACGTCGACAGCTCCTTCGGTTCCGGCGCCGTCAAGATCACGCCGGGCCACGATCCCAACGACTACGAGATCGGCCTTCGCCACCGGCTGCCGATGGTCTCGGTGATGAACGTGGACGGGACCATGTCGCCGGAGGCGGGACCCTACGCCGGCATGACGACCGCCGATTGCCGCGCCGCCCTGATCGATCGCTTCGCCGCCGACGGCACGCTCGAGCGCGTCGACGATCACAAGCATGCGGTCGGCTCCTGCTACCGCTGCCGCAACGTGGTCGAGCCGATGCTGTCCGACCAGTGGTTCCTGCACGTCCGCCAGATGGCCGACGCCACTCTGGCGGCGCTCGACGAAGGGCGCACGCGCTTCGTGCCGTCGCACTGGGAGAAGACGTACCGCGCCTGGATGGAGAACATCCGCCCCTGGTGCATCTCGCGCCAGCTCTGGTGGGGCCATCGGATTCCGGCGTGGTACTGCGATGCGTGCCCCGGTGTCGTCGTCGTCTCGCGCGACGACGTCACCTCCTGCCCGAAGTGCGCCGGGCCCGTGCGGCAGGACGAGGATGTGCTGGATACCTGGTTCTCCTCGGCTCTGTGGCCGTTCTCGACGATGGGGTGGCCCGAGCGGACGCCGGACCTGCAGCGCTTCTACCCGACGACGGTTCTGGTGACCGGGTTCGACATCATCTTCTTCTGGGTCGCTCGCATGATGATGATGGGCCTGAAGTTCATGGACGAGGTGCCCTTCCGCGACGTCTACATCCATGCCCTCGTGCGCGACGAGCACGGGCAGAAGATGAGCAAGTCGAAGGGAAACGTCATCGACCCGCTCGTCATCATCGATGAGTACGGCGCCGACGCCTTCCGCTTCACGCTGGTCGCCTTCGCTGCCATGGGCCGCGACGTGCGCCTCTCCGAGGAGCGCATCGCCGGCTACCGCAACTTCTGCAACAAGCTGTTCAACGCCGCGCGCTACGTCGCGTTGAAGCGCGAAGGCGCCGCAGGCGCGCTCGACGGCGGCGCGCCATCCACCATGGTTGCGCTCAGCCTGCACAACCGCTGGATCCGTTCGCGTCTGGCCGCCACCATCGAAGAGACGCGCGCGGCGCTCGACGCCTATCGCTTCAACGAGGCGGCGCAGTCGCTCTACCGCTTCACCTGGAACGAGTTCTGCGACTGGTACATCGAGATCTCCAAGGTCGCCCTCGACGGCGACGACGCCGAGCGCGCCGAGACGCTGCAGACCCTCGAGTCGACGCTCGAGACGCTGCTTCGCCTGCTGCACCCGATCATTCCCTTCGTCACCGAAGAGCTCTGGCAGGAGCTTCCGGCCGGCGCCCGCACCGGCGGCGACGGCGCGCTCCTCATGACGCAGCCGTTTCCCGAGCCGCAGCCGGCGTTACGCGACGCAGCGGTGGACGCCCGCATGGAGACGTTGATCGACGTGGTGCGGTCCGTGCGCAACATCCGCGCCGAGATGCGCATCGCGCCGAAGATCGAGCTCGACCTGTGGCTGAAGGAAGGGGAGGTGGCCGACGTGGTGCGCGAGAACGAGCCGATGGCGCGCCGCCTCGCGCGCCTGGGCGCCGTCCACTACGGCGGCTCGGCTCCCAAAGGCTGCGCCACCGCCGTGGTTGCCGGCAGCGAGATTGCCGTGCCCATTGCCGAGCACGTCGACCTTGCCGCCGAAGCCGAGCGCCTTCGCAAGGAGATCGCGCGCGTCGAAAAGGATCTGTCGCGCTTCACCGCCAAGCTGGCCGACGAGAAGTTCCGCGCGCGCGCGCCCGAAGAGATCATCGAAGCGGAGCTGGCCAAGCAGGCCGCCGCGCAGCAGGAGCGCGAAACGCTTCGAAGCAGCCTGGTGCGCGTCGAGCAGGCCGGAGGCGCCGCCTAG
- a CDS encoding biotin--[acetyl-CoA-carboxylase] ligase — protein sequence MSSRQSVLAALRDAGGFISGEALAARLGITRAAIWKHIEVLKGQGYGIEGARARGYRLLSQPDELRSSTIEALMSGGRFGSRITVLDVTRSTNSDAMALAREGAPEGTVVIAEQQTAGRGRLGRTWESVRGLNLYMSVLLRPSIVPAQAPQLALVAGVAVAETVGEEGLRCGIKWPNDVVVAARPERAEPVDSARANAAERLETGGGHPGGHGAGAQATGLRKLAGILTEIEAETERVSAIVAGIGVNLNSQPEHFSAELAGKATSVRMETGVIVDRAAFTARLLTRLQDLYDAYVAGGFAAVSPRWRALSVLEGRMVRVGGAGEVGAGVCVGIDTDGALLLQTDTGSVRRVLAGDVTLQGGYDGWQP from the coding sequence ATGAGCAGCCGCCAGAGCGTGCTCGCCGCTCTGCGCGACGCAGGCGGATTCATCTCGGGCGAGGCGCTGGCTGCCAGGCTCGGCATAACGCGGGCGGCGATCTGGAAACACATCGAGGTCCTCAAGGGCCAGGGCTACGGCATCGAAGGAGCACGCGCGCGCGGCTACCGCCTGCTGTCGCAGCCGGACGAGCTGCGCTCGAGCACCATCGAGGCGCTGATGAGCGGCGGTCGCTTCGGCTCGCGCATCACCGTCCTGGACGTTACGCGCTCGACCAATTCCGATGCCATGGCACTGGCGCGCGAAGGCGCTCCCGAAGGCACGGTCGTCATCGCCGAGCAGCAGACGGCCGGGCGCGGCCGCCTCGGACGAACCTGGGAGTCGGTGCGCGGCCTGAATCTGTACATGTCGGTGCTGCTGCGCCCGTCGATCGTGCCGGCCCAAGCGCCGCAGCTGGCGCTGGTGGCGGGCGTGGCCGTTGCCGAGACCGTCGGTGAGGAAGGGCTGCGATGCGGCATCAAGTGGCCGAACGACGTCGTCGTCGCAGCGCGACCGGAGCGGGCCGAGCCCGTCGACTCGGCGCGAGCGAACGCGGCCGAGCGGCTCGAGACCGGCGGCGGGCATCCAGGCGGCCACGGCGCGGGCGCTCAGGCGACAGGCCTGCGCAAGCTCGCCGGCATCCTGACCGAGATCGAGGCCGAGACCGAACGCGTGTCGGCGATCGTGGCCGGCATCGGCGTCAACCTGAACTCGCAGCCCGAGCACTTCAGTGCCGAGCTTGCCGGCAAGGCGACCTCGGTACGGATGGAAACCGGCGTCATCGTCGATCGCGCGGCCTTCACCGCGCGCCTGCTCACGCGCCTGCAGGATCTCTACGATGCCTATGTGGCCGGCGGGTTCGCGGCCGTTTCCCCGCGCTGGCGGGCGCTGTCGGTGCTCGAAGGCAGGATGGTCCGCGTCGGCGGTGCAGGGGAGGTCGGCGCCGGCGTTTGCGTGGGAATCGATACCGACGGCGCATTGCTGCTCCAGACCGACACCGGCAGCGTCCGCCGCGTGCTGGCCGGTGACGTCACGCTCCAAGGAGGATACGACGGATGGCAGCCCTGA
- a CDS encoding type III pantothenate kinase, which yields MAALSGQLLAFDVGNTNTVIGLYDGRTLTRHWRLCTAAERTADEYGILMWSLFQASGVTPPKVGGVIVSSVVPPLTGVVEELSLTYFETRALVVGPGIKTGMPILYENPREVGADRIVNAVAAYERTKSATIVVDFGTATTFDFVTGKGEYLGGVIVPGIGISLDALYSRTAKLPRVEIARPPRVVGRNTVHAIQSGIAYGYVELVDGVVRQIEKQEGVKCRVLATGGLAPLIAAQSTTIEDVDEFLTLDGLRLVYERN from the coding sequence ATGGCAGCCCTGAGCGGCCAGCTTCTGGCCTTCGACGTCGGCAACACCAACACGGTCATCGGGTTGTACGACGGCAGGACGCTGACGCGGCACTGGCGCCTCTGCACCGCGGCCGAACGCACGGCCGACGAGTACGGCATCCTGATGTGGAGCCTGTTCCAGGCCTCCGGCGTCACGCCTCCCAAGGTCGGAGGCGTCATCGTCTCCAGCGTCGTGCCGCCGCTGACCGGCGTGGTCGAGGAGCTCAGCCTCACCTATTTCGAGACGCGCGCGCTGGTGGTGGGGCCGGGCATCAAGACCGGCATGCCGATCCTGTACGAGAACCCGCGCGAGGTCGGCGCCGACCGCATCGTCAACGCGGTGGCCGCCTACGAGCGCACCAAGAGCGCGACCATCGTCGTGGATTTCGGCACCGCCACCACCTTCGACTTCGTCACCGGCAAGGGCGAGTACCTCGGCGGCGTCATCGTGCCAGGCATTGGCATCAGCCTGGACGCGCTGTACTCCCGTACCGCCAAGCTTCCGCGCGTGGAGATCGCCCGTCCGCCGCGAGTGGTGGGGCGCAATACCGTGCACGCCATTCAATCGGGAATCGCTTACGGGTATGTCGAGCTGGTGGACGGCGTGGTGCGCCAGATCGAGAAGCAGGAAGGCGTCAAGTGTCGCGTGCTGGCCACAGGCGGTCTGGCGCCGCTGATCGCGGCGCAGTCGACGACGATCGAGGACGTGGACGAGTTCCTGACGCTGGACGGCCTGCGCCTGGTCTACGAGAGGAACTAG